A genome region from Triticum aestivum cultivar Chinese Spring chromosome 2B, IWGSC CS RefSeq v2.1, whole genome shotgun sequence includes the following:
- the LOC123042481 gene encoding cation/H(+) antiporter 15: protein MASTVAPLNVDVVAVNTTTQNSNASTATKAFNPVVCYSPMMMTTNGMWQGDGVNPLEFSLPLFIVQVAVIVITTRLLVLLLRPFRQPRVIAEILAGVVLGPSMIGQSELWASLVFPVRSLLTLETVAHLGLLFFLFLVGLEMDVDVIRRSGDKAVFVAMAGMALPFCMGIATSFIFRHQVSRNVHQTSFLLFLGVALSVTAFPVLARILAEIKLLNSELGRTAMSAAIVNDMCAWILLALAISISEVDSTALSSLWVLLAGVTFVLFCFYAVRPLMWRIIRSIPEGDDVSNAQITLILTGVMIAGACTDAIGIHSVFGAFVYGLVIPSAPLGVTLIEKLEDFVTGLLLPLFFAMSGLRTNVRMIRDPVTVGLLVLVFVMASFAKIMGTIIIAALYAMPFREGIALGFLMNTRGLVEMIVLNIGRDKQVLDDESFAVLVLVSVAMTSLVTPVVTGVYRPSRRLVGYKRRNLQRIRHDSELRMLACVHTTRNVPSVLSLLELSNPSKRSPIFIYALHIIELTGRASNMLAAAAASTSSRTSSSSALPATTEHIFNAFENYERLTGGVSIQTLAAVSPYQTMHDDVSVLAEDKHVSLIVIPFHKQQTVDGGMEPINPSIKLFNESLLATSPCSVAILVDRGLSAAAARMATEHRVALFFFGGPDDREALAYAWRMVENPGVSLTILRFLSPDYRAAARSFSEASYRSAASGGMDPRGAPMSASTEGKSELQMDEEYLGEFRARNHGNPTITYLDRSVANSEETVAAIRGMDNSAHELYIVGRRPGEAGSPMTAALEDWMESPELGPIGDMLVSSDFSMAVSVLVVQQYVVVGAPMPAPSNDPVRQYVGNANQRSGAYRANTASSARDSRWSNDTVGF, encoded by the exons ATGGCCTCCACCGTCGCGCCCCTGAACGTCGACGTCGTTGCCGTGAACACCACGACGCAGAACAGCAATGCGTCGACGGCCACAAAGGCGTTCAACCCGGTGGTGTGCTATTCGCCCATGATGATGACCACCAACGGCATGTGGCAGGGCGACGGCGTGAACCCGCTCGAGTTCTCCCTCCCGCTCTTCATCGTCCAGGTggccgtcatcgtcatcaccacccgcctcctcgtcctcctcctccggccctTCCGCCAGCCGCGCGTCATCGCTGAGATCCTCGCCGGCGTCGTGCTGGGCCCGTCCATGATCGGGCAGAGCGAGCTGTGGGCCAGCCTGGTGTTCCCCGTGCGCAGCCTGCTCACGCTCGAGACGGTGGCGCACCTGGGgctgctcttcttcctcttcctcgtcggcctGGAGATGGACGTCGACGTCATCCGCCGGTCCGGGGATAAGGCGGTGTTTGTCGCCATGGCCGGCATGGCGCTGCCCTTCTGCATGGGCATCGCCACCTCCTTCATTTTCCGGCACCAGGTGTCCCGGAACGTGCACCAGACCTCCTTCCTGCTCTTCCTCGGCGTCGCCCTCTCCGTCACGGCCTTCCCCGTGCTCGCCCGCATCCTCGCCGAGATCAAGCTGCTCAACTCGGAGCTCGGCCGCACCGCCATGTCCGCCGCCATCGTCAACGACATGTGCGCCTGGATCCTGCTCGCGCTTGCCATCTCCATTTCGGAGGTGGACAGCACCGCGCTGTCCTCACTTTGGGTGCTCCTCGCCGGGGTCACCTTCGTGCTCTTCTGCTTCTACGCCGTGCGCCCCTTGATGTGGCGGATCATCCGCAGCATCCCCGAGGGCGACGACGTCAGCAACGCGCAGATCACCCTCATTCTCACGGGCGTCATGATCGCCGGCGCGTGTACCGACGCCATCGGCATCCACTCCGTCTTCGGCGCCTTCGTCTACGGGCTGGTCATCCCAAGCGCACCGCTAGGCGTGACGCTGATCGAGAAGCTCGAGGACTTCgtcaccggcctcctcctcccgctcTTCTTCGCCATGAGCGGCCTCCGCACCAACGTGCGCATGATACGCGACCCCGTCACCGTCGGCCTGCTCGTGCTCGTGTTCGTCATGGCCAGCTTCGCCAAGATCATGGGCACCATCATCATCGCGGCGCTCTACGCCATGCCATTCCGCGAGGGCATCGCCCTCGGCTTCCTCATGAACACCAGGGGGCTGGTGGAGATGATCGTGCTCAACATCGGGAGGGACAAGCAGGTGCTGGACGACGAGTCGTTCGCGGTGCTGGTGCTGGTGTCGGTGGCGATGACGTCGCTGGTGACGCCGGTGGTGACGGGCGTGTACCGGCCGTCGCGGCGCCTCGTCGGCTACAAGCGGCGGAACCTGCAGCGCATCCGGCACGACAGCGAGCTCCGCATGCTGGCCTGCGTGCACACCACCCGCAACGTGCCGTCCGTGCTGTCGCTGCTTGAGCTCTCCAACCCGTCCAAGCGCTCCCCCATCTTCATCTACGCGCTCCACATCATCGAGCTCACCGGCCGGGCCTCCAACATGCTCGCCGCCGCGGCTGCCTCCACCTCCAGCCGGACAAGCTCGTCCTCCGCCTTGCCCGCCACCACGGAGCACATCTTCAACGCCTTTGAGAACTACGAGAGACTGACGG GAGGCGTGTCCATCCAGACGCTGGCGGCGGTGTCGCCATACCAGACCATGCACGACGACGTGTCGGTGCTGGCCGAGGACAAACACGTGTCGCTCATCGTGATCCCTTTCCACAAGCAGCAGACGGTGGACGGCGGCATGGAGCCCATCAACCCCTCCATTAAATTATTCAACGAGAGCCTCCTGGCAACCTCCCCATGCTCGGTGGCCATCCTCGTGGACCGCGGCCTGAGCGCCGCCGCGGCGCGCATGGCGACGGAGCACCGCGTGGCGCTCTTCTTCTTCGGCGGGCCCGACGACCGCGAGGCGCTCGCGTACGCGTGGCGGATGGTCGAGAACCCCGGTGTCTCCCTCACCATCTTGCGGTTCCTCTCGCCTGACTACCGGGCGGCGGCCCGGTCCTTCTCCGAGGCCTCCTACCggtcggcggcgtcgggcggcatGGACCCGCGCGGGGCGCCGATGAGCGCGAGCACGGAGGGCAAGAGCGAGCTGCAGATGGACGAGGAGTACCTGGGCGAGTTCCGCGCGCGCAACCACGGCAACCCCACCATCACGTACTTGGACAGGTCGGTGGCCAACAGCGAGGAGACGGTGGCCGCCATCCGGGGCATGGACAACAGCGCGCACGAGCTGTACATCGTGGGGCGGCGCCCCGGCGAGGCCGGGTCGCCGATGACGGCGGCGCTGGAGGACTGGATGGAGTCGCCGGAGCTGGGGCCCATCGGCGACATGCTCGTGTCGTCCGACTTCTCCATGGCGGTGTCGGTGCTGGTGGTGCAGCAGTACGTGGTGGTCGGCGCGCCCATGCCCGCCCCCAGCAACGACCCGGTGCGCCAGTACGTGGGCAACGCCAACCAACGGTCCGGCGCGTACCGGGCGAACACGGCGTCGTCGGCGAGGGATAGCAGATGGTCTAATGACACCGTAGGATTCTGA